The Argiope bruennichi chromosome 9, qqArgBrue1.1, whole genome shotgun sequence genome contains a region encoding:
- the LOC129984856 gene encoding uncharacterized protein LOC129984856: MLIVEKITDLTPVKFLNVEGQIPENINLADDTFYVPGPIDCLLGAEIFYELLCSGQIYSENSNLIFQNTVFGFVASGSSNCVNSELKVHCGLIKEGDLNDTLRKFWELENIDLERTKNKEAVLCEEHFVKTHSRDVEGRYIVKMPLKDDPKCLGESRDIALKRLDVLWIRLERDPQYLKLYKDFLHEYEHLGHMKEIITEEDNSEISYYIPHRGVNRPQKSTTKLRVVFNASNPTSNGLSLNALQYNGGLVQDDLFAIMLKFREHPYAFTADVKMMYRMILMHESQQPLLRILWKENRDDPVKTFELKTVTYGTVSAPFLPTRVLLQLSKDKEKSFPLAAPILRQNFYMDDVLCGAFSLEEAKELKSQLSGILAKGGMQLHKWSSSHLELASNIDGGYDFENLIETKTLGVSWKSLEDCFVFRVAVDLKNSYNRRCVL, from the coding sequence atgttaatagtaGAGAAAATTACCGATTTAActccagttaaatttttaaatgtggaaGGACAAATTCCTGAGAACATTAATTTAGCAGATGATACTTTTTATGTTCCAGGTCCCATTGACTGTTTATTGGGTGctgaaattttctatgaattattatGTAGCGGacaaatatattctgaaaattctaatcttattttccaaaatacagTGTTTGGGTTTGTGGCTTCAGGTAGTAGTAATTGTGTAAATAGTGAGTTAAAAGTACATTGTGGATTAATTAAAGAAGGAGATTTAAATGATACcttaagaaaattttgggaattagaaaatattgatttagaGCGAACCAAAAATAAAGAGGCAGTTTTGTGTGAGGAACATTTCGTGAAAACGCATTCAAGAGATGTTGAAGGCCGGTACATAGTTAAAATGCCCCTTAAAGATGATCCGAAATGCTTAGGTGAATCAAGGGACATAGCTCTCAAACGATTGGATGTACTGTGGATTAGGTTAGAGAGAGATCCTCAATACCTAAAGTTATATAAAGATTTCCTACACGAATATGAACATTTAGGACACATGAAAGAAATAATCACTGAGGAGGATAATTCAGAGATAAGTTATTATATACCACACCGTGGCGTAAATCGGCCTCAAAAAAGTACCACTAAATTGAGAGTGGTCTTTAATGCGTCGAATCCGACAAGTAATGGATTGTCACTCAATGCGTTGCAATACAATGGAGGACTTGTGCAAGATGACTTATTTGCAATCATGCTAAAATTCAGAGAACATCCTTATGCCTTTACGGCCGATGTGAAAATGATGTATCGTATGATACTCATGCACGAGAGCCAGCAACCATTGCTCAGAATTTTATGGAAAGAAAATCGTGATGATCCAGTAAAAACGTTTGAGCTTAAAACAGTGACTTATGGGACAGTGAGTGCTCCCTTTTTACCAACAAGAGTCCTGTTGCAACTGTCTAAAGATAAAGAGAAGAGCTTTCCCTTAGCAGCACCAATTCTTAGACAGAACTTCTACATGGATGACGTTCTTTGCGGGGCATTTTCTTTAGAGGAAGCTAAGGAACTGAAGAGTCAACTTTCTGGTATATTGGCGAAAGGAGGAATGCAGCTTCACAAGTGGTCCAGCAGCCACTTAGAATTGGCTTCAAATATCGATGGAGGATATGACTTTGAAAATCTCATCGAGACAAAGACGTTAGGAGTTTCCTGGAAGTCACTAGAGGACTGTTTTGTTTTCAGAGTTGCTGTCGATTTAAAGAATTCTTACAACAGGAGATGTGTTCTTTGA
- the LOC129984696 gene encoding cuticle protein 10.9-like, protein MFSKVLFFAALVAIVFADERYGYDAEEEYHAEPQPYHFGYHVKDHHGEQHREEASDGHGNVKGSYGFVDEKGIHREVHYVADEKGFRAEIKTNEPGTANQQPASVGFQSNAHEYLHFHDDVPEPHEGGYFH, encoded by the exons ATGTTCTCCAAG GTCTTGTTTTTCGCTGCTCTTGTTGCAATTGTTTTCGCTGATGAACGCTATGGATATGATGCCGAAGAAGAATAT CACGCCGAACCTCAGCCATACCACTTCGGTTACCATGTGAAAGACCACCATGGCGAACAACACAGAGAAGAAGCCAGTGATGGACATGGCAATGTCAAGGGAAGCTACGGATTCGTTGATGAGAAAGGAATCCACCGAGAAGTCCACTACGTCGCTGACGAGAAAGGTTTCCGAGCTGAAATCAAGACCAACGAACCAGGAACCGCCAACCAACAGCCCGCCAGTGTAGGATTCCAATCCAATGCCCACGAGTACCTCCACTTCCACGACGATGTCCCAGAGCCTCATGAAGGTGGATATTTCCATTAA